One Pullulanibacillus sp. KACC 23026 DNA segment encodes these proteins:
- a CDS encoding APC family permease, whose translation MEKQDQKLASTLTFRDLYSMGVAALIGTGIFVVTGVAAKPAGAGLFVSFIIAGIIAIFTALSYAELSSMFPQAGASYVYCRQAFSELGKKAGDFVGAIIGWTMMTQYVAVGAAVWLGFGLYARYFAPGLSTTSWAVIIGILTVAMLYLGISLSKNVINILVFFKVLALLIFIVIGIMHPKLPMPIHQHPFLPNGVGGLMAAAALIAFGQIHIDAITTLAEEAKRPYKDIPRATVWAIISVVILYSLVGWVVVTLVPVNVLPTLSAPLASALAAVTSGWASNFVAAAGIAATITSGIGCLIGGPRVGLAMARSGHLWGFFGGIHPKFKSPSAATLICGIFAILLTLTGNLGLVSSAGVFTALVVFLGVNVSVIILRQKRKDQPRPFKIPLGNTFPILAIIGTLAEMYYITPKAILWGIIWLATGVVIYFINKATNKNAHTTQKKSA comes from the coding sequence ATGGAGAAGCAGGATCAAAAGTTAGCGAGTACGCTAACTTTTAGGGATCTTTATTCAATGGGAGTGGCTGCGCTCATTGGGACGGGGATTTTTGTTGTAACAGGTGTTGCGGCTAAACCAGCTGGTGCCGGCTTGTTTGTCAGTTTTATTATTGCGGGAATCATTGCCATTTTTACAGCTTTGTCTTACGCCGAACTATCATCGATGTTTCCTCAGGCGGGGGCGAGTTACGTCTATTGCAGACAGGCATTCTCGGAGCTCGGGAAAAAGGCAGGAGATTTTGTAGGGGCTATTATTGGTTGGACTATGATGACGCAGTATGTGGCGGTTGGGGCAGCGGTTTGGTTGGGATTTGGTCTCTATGCCCGTTATTTTGCACCAGGACTATCTACGACATCTTGGGCTGTGATTATTGGGATATTAACAGTAGCCATGTTGTATTTAGGCATTTCCTTATCCAAAAATGTCATTAATATTCTTGTTTTTTTCAAGGTTTTGGCACTGCTCATTTTTATTGTTATTGGGATTATGCATCCTAAACTTCCTATGCCCATCCATCAACACCCATTTTTACCGAATGGAGTTGGTGGTTTAATGGCAGCCGCTGCGCTGATTGCATTTGGTCAAATACATATTGATGCTATCACGACTCTAGCAGAAGAAGCGAAACGGCCCTATAAGGATATTCCTCGCGCAACGGTGTGGGCTATTATAAGTGTTGTCATTTTATATAGTTTGGTAGGCTGGGTTGTCGTGACACTTGTTCCAGTAAATGTTCTGCCAACATTAAGTGCTCCTCTGGCATCGGCTTTGGCCGCTGTAACATCCGGTTGGGCATCTAACTTTGTAGCAGCAGCTGGTATTGCAGCAACCATTACATCTGGGATTGGTTGTTTAATAGGCGGACCGCGTGTTGGTTTGGCTATGGCGAGAAGCGGTCATCTTTGGGGCTTTTTTGGTGGAATTCATCCAAAGTTTAAATCACCAAGCGCAGCAACCCTAATTTGTGGTATCTTTGCTATTTTACTAACCCTCACAGGAAATCTAGGTCTTGTTTCATCAGCTGGTGTTTTCACCGCTTTGGTCGTTTTCTTGGGGGTGAATGTGTCAGTCATTATACTTCGTCAAAAGAGAAAAGATCAGCCGAGACCATTTAAAATTCCATTAGGTAATACATTTCCGATTCTCGCAATTATCGGTACACTTGCTGAGATGTATTACATCACTCCAAAAGCCATTCTTTGGGGAATCATTTGGTTGGCAACAGGTGTCGTCATTTATTTTATTAACAAGGCTACGAACAAGAATGCACATACGACTCAAAAAAAATCAGCCTAA
- a CDS encoding sulfatase, which produces MKVILISLDTLRADHLGCYGYHLPTSPHLDEIARQGIIFENAFASDIPTEVAHTSLFTGKVGLTTGIVAHGSNSQYLPKNVEWLPNLLRASGYLTGAIDNLYHLKEWFARGYNYYINTKGEKRWIDGQDINNLAKPWIKAHKDEDFFLFLHYWDPHTPYLPPQQYISPFYSNERNPSDPENMSMREAFHHRAYPFFKYHHYDLLGGITDADYVSALYNAEIRYLDDLIKDLDLHLQGLGIKEETLLILFGDHGESLTEHNIFWDHCGLYDATVHVPVIMRWPEKIPSDIRSTDLIQHADIMPTILEALNLNIPNGLDGESLWPLIEGKHRNYRKEIFLSECSWQAARGIRTKEYKYIKTFDSGPFIRPKQELYNLMSDPNEKINLADSLPDLTTRFEEKLAEWTRGKLGDREDPMQAILREEGLPFKNRIEKILLHFGITWEDWCENPDPSRLEVRSIPH; this is translated from the coding sequence TTGAAAGTCATTTTAATTTCTTTAGATACCTTGAGAGCTGACCATTTAGGCTGTTATGGTTATCATTTGCCAACTAGCCCACATCTAGATGAAATAGCAAGACAAGGTATTATTTTTGAAAACGCTTTCGCATCTGATATCCCTACAGAAGTTGCCCATACGAGCCTCTTTACAGGAAAAGTAGGTTTAACCACAGGAATTGTAGCCCATGGCTCGAATTCGCAATACTTACCTAAAAATGTCGAATGGTTGCCAAATCTCCTAAGAGCATCTGGCTATCTAACAGGTGCAATAGATAATCTGTATCATTTAAAAGAATGGTTTGCGAGAGGTTACAATTATTATATTAATACAAAAGGAGAAAAGAGATGGATTGATGGTCAAGATATTAATAATTTAGCTAAACCATGGATCAAAGCACACAAAGACGAAGATTTCTTTTTATTTTTACACTACTGGGACCCGCATACACCCTATTTACCTCCACAACAATACATTTCGCCATTTTATAGTAATGAACGAAATCCTTCAGACCCCGAAAACATGAGTATGAGAGAAGCTTTTCATCATCGGGCATACCCCTTCTTTAAATATCATCATTATGATTTATTAGGTGGAATAACGGATGCCGATTATGTAAGCGCTCTCTACAATGCTGAAATTCGATACTTAGATGATTTAATTAAAGATTTGGATTTACATTTACAAGGATTAGGAATAAAGGAAGAGACCTTATTAATTCTATTTGGTGACCATGGCGAAAGTTTAACTGAACATAATATTTTTTGGGATCACTGCGGTTTGTATGACGCGACGGTCCACGTGCCGGTCATTATGCGTTGGCCAGAAAAAATACCAAGTGACATCAGATCGACTGACCTTATTCAGCATGCCGATATTATGCCAACAATATTAGAAGCCTTAAATCTTAATATACCTAATGGACTCGACGGTGAATCTTTGTGGCCATTAATAGAGGGGAAACATAGAAATTATCGAAAAGAAATATTTCTCAGTGAATGTTCATGGCAGGCAGCTAGAGGGATTCGAACTAAAGAATATAAGTATATCAAAACATTTGATTCAGGGCCTTTTATTCGACCAAAACAAGAATTATATAATTTAATGTCGGATCCAAATGAAAAGATTAACTTAGCTGACTCATTACCAGACCTAACGACCAGATTTGAAGAAAAGTTAGCTGAATGGACGAGGGGAAAATTAGGTGACAGAGAAGACCCTATGCAAGCCATTCTTAGAGAAGAGGGTTTACCTTTTAAGAATAGAATTGAAAAAATTCTTTTACACTTTGGCATTACTTGGGAGGATTGGTGTGAAAACCCTGACCCATCCAGGTTGGAGGTTAGATCTATACCTCATTGA
- a CDS encoding IclR family transcriptional regulator: MTDFVSKNNSVEKGLELLECFNHAHPFLTLEELVEKTGFPKTTTFRLLKSLEKYGYIKSHKRYKETLYSLGWAFLSKSNIVLNQLNIREQAHDDMVRLRNETGLMVQLVIRDGEEAVYIDQIESLNPIKIYPQVGRRAPLYAAACPRTLLAFLSLTEQERILNQIDYSLYPRIPKKERLQEELLHVKEKGIAISYGELHEGTIAVASPILISDQDVIAAISVAGLEREFVNKGDLDQCIDLVRETATRLSKKIQVRI, translated from the coding sequence ATGACTGACTTTGTGAGCAAGAATAATAGTGTGGAAAAAGGACTCGAGTTATTAGAGTGTTTTAATCATGCCCATCCCTTTTTAACCTTGGAAGAACTGGTAGAGAAAACAGGCTTTCCTAAGACAACAACGTTTAGATTACTTAAGTCTCTTGAAAAATATGGCTATATCAAAAGCCATAAAAGGTATAAAGAAACGTTATATTCATTGGGCTGGGCATTTCTTAGTAAATCTAATATCGTCCTCAACCAGCTCAATATTCGGGAACAAGCTCATGACGATATGGTTCGGCTTCGAAATGAGACAGGGCTGATGGTGCAGCTGGTTATTCGAGATGGGGAAGAAGCGGTTTACATTGATCAAATTGAATCCTTAAATCCAATCAAGATCTACCCTCAGGTAGGCAGGAGAGCTCCTTTATACGCGGCCGCTTGCCCTAGGACTTTACTGGCATTTTTAAGTTTGACAGAGCAGGAGCGTATTTTAAATCAAATCGATTATTCGTTGTATCCTAGAATTCCAAAAAAAGAAAGACTGCAAGAAGAATTACTCCATGTTAAGGAAAAGGGGATTGCTATAAGCTATGGGGAACTTCATGAGGGAACAATTGCCGTTGCTTCTCCGATCCTAATTTCAGATCAAGATGTCATAGCGGCAATCAGTGTGGCTGGCTTAGAACGTGAATTTGTTAACAAAGGTGATCTTGATCAGTGTATTGATTTAGTGAGAGAGACAGCAACTCGTCTTTCTAAGAAAATCCAAGTAAGAATCTAA
- a CDS encoding creatininase family protein — MKDVWLQNNKWSDVEAYLEEKKTIIIPVGSTEQHALHLPLGTDTFVARDVAEAAAEKTGTLVAPPTWFGLAPHHMAYPGTITLRPETLTNLLVDMLQSLVYHGFEKIIILNGHREANLPPIKNAAVKIRNHTGSFVAVADPFYIARTIGAELMAPNPGAPGHAAGLETSHMLYLHPELCDMTKAIENNSTSHRYFNHDPFIEGDSVFVPSDVATYRAKTKNIGVVGDATVSNKENGEIYHYKLVDNLVELIRHCEEDIHVTLRNKTIPL; from the coding sequence ATGAAGGATGTTTGGTTACAAAACAATAAATGGTCCGATGTTGAAGCTTATTTAGAGGAGAAGAAGACGATTATCATCCCTGTTGGAAGCACCGAGCAGCATGCGCTTCATTTACCGCTTGGTACTGATACGTTTGTCGCAAGGGATGTTGCTGAAGCTGCAGCAGAAAAAACAGGAACACTGGTTGCTCCGCCCACTTGGTTTGGACTGGCTCCGCATCACATGGCCTATCCCGGAACGATTACGCTCCGACCTGAAACTTTGACCAATCTCTTAGTGGATATGTTACAAAGTTTGGTCTATCACGGTTTTGAAAAAATCATTATCCTTAACGGGCATCGAGAAGCTAATCTGCCACCGATAAAGAATGCAGCAGTTAAAATTCGGAATCACACAGGTTCTTTTGTAGCGGTTGCAGACCCATTCTATATTGCAAGAACCATAGGGGCCGAATTGATGGCACCGAATCCTGGTGCACCGGGGCACGCAGCTGGATTGGAAACCTCCCATATGCTGTATTTACATCCAGAACTATGCGACATGACTAAGGCGATTGAAAATAACAGCACAAGTCATCGTTATTTCAATCATGACCCATTCATAGAAGGAGATTCGGTCTTTGTACCAAGCGACGTCGCCACCTATCGCGCGAAAACCAAAAATATCGGAGTCGTCGGTGACGCCACCGTATCAAACAAAGAAAACGGAGAGATCTACCATTACAAACTGGTTGATAACCTAGTCGAGCTTATCCGCCACTGCGAAGAAGATATCCACGTCACACTAAGGAATAAAACTATTCCGTTGTAA